A DNA window from Pyrus communis chromosome 3, drPyrComm1.1, whole genome shotgun sequence contains the following coding sequences:
- the LOC137730165 gene encoding uncharacterized protein C12B10.15c-like isoform X1 has protein sequence MEQGTQGSIVLRRNGNEESQGEEERVVDLSGQVHLLPCSIKFNGPSSVSQYFKPKSTGIESEGLRTQEAYFRGRKLQGASIPIPDGYSGFVLGKKSLGKRKASDNSDGSSNCWEMNAKYKSISYWNHDSLPSQDDAFLRCFHWLSVGKSIFFYGCRCTNQQHPEIWFLHQLHWKR, from the exons ATGGAGCAGGGCACCCAAGGCAGCATAGTTCTGAGAAGAAATGGAAACGAAGAGTCACagggggaagaagaaagagtggTGGACTTGAGTGGTCAGGTGCACCTCCTCCCCTGCTCCATCAAATTCAATGGCCCTTCCTCCGTCTCCCAATACTTCAAACCCAAATCAACTG GAATCGAATCGGAGGGTTTAAGGACGCAGGAAGCTTATTTCAGAGGAAGGAAGTTGCAAGGAGCCTCGATTCCGATTCCAGATGGGTATTCTG GATTTGTTCTAGGGAAGAAGAGTCTTGGCAAGAGAAAAGCTTCCGATAATTCAGATGGGAGCTCAAACTGTTGGGAGATGAATGCGAAATACAAAAGCATCTCATATTGGAATCACGACAGCCTTCCTTCACAGGATGATGCATTCTTGCGTTGTTTTCACTGGCTTTCCGTAGGAAAATCT ATATTTTTTTATGGCTGCAGATGCACAAACCAGCAACACCCGGAGATTTGGTTTCTGCATCAGCTGCATTGGAAAAGATGA
- the LOC137728778 gene encoding uncharacterized protein: MEGNSNSNSNAKDQNQIVDVRSVVEAVSADDSDAPLYRVESLCMRCGENGTTSFLLTLIPHFRKILLSAFECPHCNERNNEVQFAGELQPKGCCYQLEVPSGDPKMLNRQVVKSESATIKIPELDFEIPPESQRGSLSTVEGILLRAADELQALQEERKKVDPQTAEALDQFLLKLRACATADLSFTFILDDPAGNSFVENLFAPSPDPSLSIRFYERTPEQQKTLGYVVDAASTEAVSTSDQVQRVPHGSIGAAAGHRAIAQSNSAEIAESLFRYTAPEEVMTFPSTCGGCTARCETRMFVTHIPYFQEVIVMASTCDNCGYRNSELKPGGRVPEKGKKIILRVKNVKDLSRDVIKSDTASVIIPEIELELASGTLGGVVTTIEGLIMKISESLERVHGFSFGDSIDENKKSKWLNFHTSLKKLLCLEEPWTLILDDALANSFIAPATDDIKDDHQLMFEDYERSWEQNEELGLNDIDTSSADAAYDLKDSAVTEKSAV; the protein is encoded by the exons ATGGAAGGCAATAGCAATAGCAATAGCAACGCCAAAGACCAGAACCAAATCGTGGATGTCCGCTCGGTGGTCGAAGCCGTCTCCGCCGACGACTCCGACGCCCCCCTTTACCGAGTCGAAAGCCTCTGCATGCGCTGCGGCGAAAAC gGTACTACCAGTTTTCTGCTGACTCTGATTCCACACTTCAGAAAG ATTTTGCTTTCGGCTTTCGAGTGCCCTCATTGCAATGAGAG GAATAATGAGGTTCAGTTTGCTGGTGAGCTCCAACCCAAAGGTTGCTGCTACCAGTTGGAGGTGCCTTCTGGCGACCCCAAG ATGCTTAATCGACAAGTGGTGAAGTCTGAGTCTGCTACTATTAAG attcccgaattggattttgAGATTCCTCCGGAGTCTCAGCGTGGATCTCTGTCAACG GTTGAGGGGATATTGTTACGAGCGGCAGATGAATTACAAGCACTTCAAGAAGAGCGCAAG AAAGTGGATCCTCAGACTGCTGAAGCATTAGACCAGTTTTTGTTAAAGTTGAGAGCCTGTGCTACAGCAGACTTGTCCTTCACCTTCATCCTTGATGATCCAGCTGGAAACAGCTTTGTTGAGAACCT GTTTGCTCCATCCCCTGATCCATCATTGAGTATAAGGTTTTATGAGCGAACTCCAGAGCAACAAAAAACATTAGGGTATGTTGTTGATGCAGCATCAACAGAAGCAGTTAGCACTTCTGACCAAGTACAAAGAGTCCCACATGGCTCAATTGGAGCAGCAGCTGGTCATCGGGCCATTGCTCAGAGTAATAGTGCTGAAATTGCTGAATCTTTGTTTCGATACACAGCTCCAGAGGAG GTGATGACTTTCCCATCAACATGCGGAGGTTGTACTGCTCGGTGTGAAACTCGAATGTTTGTCACCC ACATTCCATATTTTCAAGAGGTAATTGTCATGGCATCCACTTGTGACAATTGCGGTTACCGCAATTCTGAG TTGAAGCCTGGTGGACGAGTTCCtgagaaaggaaagaaaattattCTTCGTGTGAAGAATGTTAAGGATCTTAGTCGTGATGTAATAAAG TCAGATACTGCGAGcgtaataattccagaaattgaGTTGGAGCTGGCTAGTGGCACTCTGGGAGGGGTTGTTACAACTATTGAAGGCTTGATAATGAAAATTAGTGAAA GTCTTGAAAGAGTGCATGGATTTAGTTTTGGAGACAGTATTGATGAGAATAAGAAAAGCAAGTGGCTAAATTTTCACACAAGCCTGAAAAAG CTTCTGTGTTTAGAAGAGCCTTGGACTCTAATTCTTGATGACGCATTGGCTAATTCTTTTATTGCACCGGCGACTGACGATATAAAAGATGACCATCAGTTGATGT TTGAGGATTACGAGAGGTCATGGGAGCAAAACGAAGAATTGGGTCTGAATGACATCGACACCTCTTCCGCTGATGCTGCTTACGATTTGAAAGATAGTGCAGTAACAGAGAAGTCGGCGGTGTAA
- the LOC137727313 gene encoding protein PHLOEM PROTEIN 2-LIKE A9-like — protein sequence MSLSTKPHFQAEEDEITKQGDSYILKPRGLSIVWGNVEHYWKLPKKLSKGDSNDPAELKQVSWLEVTGSVSLIPTKTYQISFDVELTPCAFGWRDIQALLMAKVGKRGKYKWTKVKVVQDPNVGRFTIPDKTSPPLRIEVLPASVDNMLHFGLYEVWSEKWKGGLKIHQANVTEVTSTLA from the exons ATGTCTCTGAGTACTAAACCTCATTTCCAAGCAGAGGAagatgaaataacaaaacag ggAGATAGTTACATCCTCAAACCACGGGGACTTAGCATTGTATGGGGCAATGTTGAACACTACTGGAAATTACCTAAGAA GCTATCCAAAGGTGACTCTAATGACCCTGCGGAGCTGAAACAGGTTTCTTGGCTAGAAGTAACCGGCTCAGTTAGTTTAATACCTACGAAGACGTACCAAATCAGCTTTGACGTAGAACTGACACCTTGTGCATTTGGTTGGAGAGACATACAAGCTCTCTTGATGGCCAAGGTAGGGAAAAGGGGCAAGTACAAATGGACCAAAGTTAAAGTAGTGCAGGATCCAAACGTAGGCAGATTCACAATTCCTGACAAAACCAGCCCGCCATTGAGAATTGAAGTTCTGCCCGCTAGTGTCGATAACATGCTTCACTTTGGTCTGTATGAAGTCTGGAGTGAAAAATGGAAGGGGGGTTTGAAAATTCATCAAGCAAATGTGACAGAAGTAACTTCGACCTTAGCTTAA
- the LOC137729608 gene encoding probable RNA 3'-terminal phosphate cyclase-like protein, with protein sequence MGKTSYKKLTGSQNLRQRLVLAALASTPVLIEDIRAEETWPGLRPHEVSFLRLLEKVSDDCVVEINETGTKLKFKPGIVMGGRNLVHDCGLSRAIGYFLEPLIVLGLFAKKPLTITLKGITNDPKDPSVDTFRSTTLPMLKHFGVPSEGLDLKIQSRGSAPQGGGEVFLSIPIVQSLTAVNWTDEGMVKRIRGVTFSTRVSTQFENTMVYAARGIFNLLLPDVHIFTDHRSGAQAGLSPGYGISLVAETTSGCCISADTAISYSRGEETVELEDEEKKDLMPPEDVGVQMANVLLGEIEQGGVVDSTHQGLLFLLCALCPQDVSKVRVGKLSPYGIETLRNIKDFLGVKFVIKPDPSTGTVILKCVGSGLRNLSRRIS encoded by the exons ATGGGGAAGACAAGCTACAAGAAGCTAACCGGAAGCCAAAACCTAAGACAGCGGCTCGTACTGGCGGCGCTTGCGTCCACACCGGTTCTTATCGAGGACATTCGCGCAGAGGAGACGTGGCCAGGCCTCCGCCCCCACGAGGTCTCCTTCCTCCGCCTCCTCGAGAAGGTCTCCGATGACTGCGTCGTCGAAATCAACGAGACTG GtacgaaattgaagttcaagcCGGGGATAGTGATGGGTGGGAGGAATTTGGTGCACGACTGCGGGCTCAGTCGGGCGATTGGATATTTCTTGGAGCCATTGATTGTGCTTGGACTCTTTGCCAAAAAACCGCTTACCATTACGCTTAAAG gaattacAAATGATCCCAAGGACCCATCAGTTGATACGTTCCGGTCCACTACCTTACCCATGTTAAAACACTTTGGAGTTCCCTCAGAAGGGCTAGACCTTAAAATACAGAGTCGTGGATCTGCTCCTCAAGGTGGCGGTGAAGTGTTTTTGTCAATCCCGATTGTTCAAAGTCTAACT GCAGTAAACTGGACTGATGAGGGGATGGTTAAGAGGATTAGAGGGGTTACGTTCTCAACAAGAGTGTCCACGCAGTTTGAAAATACCATGGTGTATGCCGCGCGTGGAATCTTTAATCTCTTACTCCCAGATGTTCACATATTTACTGACCATAGAAGTGGCGCACAAGCTGGACT TTCACCTGGTTATGGAATTTCACTGGTTGCGGAAACAACTTCTGGTTGCTGTATCTCTGCTGATACAGCAATTTCTTACTCTCGAGGGGAAGAAacagttgaacttgaagatgaGGAGAAGAAAGATCTTATGCCTCCAGAGGATGTTGGTGTGCAAATGGCTAATGTTCTGCTTGGGGAGATTGAGCAGGGTGGAGTGGTAGATTCAACACATCAG GGCTTGTTGTTTCTTCTCTGTGCACTATGTCCACAGGATGTTTCAAAGGTTCGTGTTGGAAAGCTCTCTCCTTATGGCATAGAAACACTCAGAAACATCAAGGACTTTCTCGGTGTTAAATTTGTCATTAAGCCCGACCCATCCACAGGGACTGTTATACTTAAATGCGTTGGCTCTGGGTTAAGGAACCTATCGAGAAGGATCTCATGA
- the LOC137730260 gene encoding transcription initiation factor TFIID subunit 8-like, translating into MSQKSKSKSRRKTPKQEQTPTPPFQNPTPPEFQFGIARIAVSQITQSVGFKSTKPSALETLTHIAVKYIGAVASASASYAAMTNRTKTNVFDFANALHDLQSVQGFMGASALHESGFCVLGSSVLSDLAGFVRRNQETPFARPIPRGEELGAEEGGTVIPIPRELDSRRGLHVPRWLPALPEVKKAVGKRRNVEELWENVAAGNVGDGGGSGSGNGKAICWESGVKSKRGRVRFRIGGGNGCGFEE; encoded by the coding sequence atgtcccaaaaatccaaatccaaatcacGACGCAAAACCCCAAAACAAGAACAAACCCCAACACCCCCATTCCAAAACCCGACCCCACCCGAGTTCCAATTCGGCATCGCCAGGATCGCGGTTTCTCAGATCACCCAATCAGTGGGATTCAAATCCACGAAGCCCTCCGCCCTCGAAACCCTAACCCACATCGCCGTCAAGTACATCGGCGCCGTAGCCTCCGCCTCGGCCTCCTACGCCGCCATGACCAACCGCACCAAAACGAATGTCTTCGACTTCGCCAATGCCCTCCACGACTTGCAGTCGGTGCAGGGATTCATGGGTGCCTCCGCCCTCCACGAAAGTGGATTCTGCGTACTGGGTTCGAGTGTTTTGAGCGATCTCGCCGGCTTCGTGAGGCGGAATCAGGAAACCCCGTTCGCCAGACCGATTCCGCGGGGAGAGGAATTGGGTGCGGAGGAAGGTGGGACTGTGATTCCCATTCCGCGGGAATTGGATTCCCGGAGGGGTTTGCACGTGCCGAGATGGCTGCCGGCGTTGCCTGAGGTGAAGAAGGCGGTTGGGAAGAGGAGGAATGTGGAGGAGCTGTGGGAGAACGTGGCGGCCGGAAATGTTGGCGATGGCGGTGGAAGTGGGAGCGGGAATGGTAAAGCGATATGCTGGGAATCGGGGGTAAAGAGTAAGAGGGGAAGAGTGAGGTTTAGGATAGGAGGAGGGAACGGATGTGGATTTGAGGAGTGA
- the LOC137729381 gene encoding vesicle-associated membrane protein 721-like, with the protein MGQKALIYAFVARGTVVLAEYTEFSGNFNSIAFQCLQKLPATNNKFTYNCDGHTFNYLVDNGFTYCVVADESSGRQVPIAFLERVKDDFVAKYGSGKAATAAANSLNKEFGSKLKEHMQYCVDHPEEISKLAKVKAQVSEVKGVMMENIEKVLDRGEKIELLVDKTENLHQQAQDFRTVGTKMRRKMWLQNMKVKLIVLGILIALILIIIMSVCHGFNCGK; encoded by the exons ATGGGGCAGAAGGCACTGATCTACGCGTTCGTGGCGCGAGGGACTGTGGTTCTCGCGGAGTACACGGAATTCAGCGGCAATTTCAACTCCATTGCCTTCCAGTGCCTCCAGAAGCTTCCTGCTACCAACAACAAGTTCACCTACAACTGCGATGGCCACACCTTCAATTACCTCGTCGACAATGGCTTCA CATACTGTGTGGTTGCGGATGAATCAAGTGGAAGACAAGTACCTATTGCATTTCTGGAGCGTGTCAAGGATGACTTTGTTGCAAAATATGGCAGTGGAAAGGCTGCTACGGCTGCTGCGAACAGCCTGAACAAGGAATTTGG GTCAAAATTGAAGGAGCATATGCAATACTGTGTTGATCATCCTGAAGAAATAAGTAAGCTCGCAAAGGTGAAGGCCCAGGTTTCAGAAGTTAAAGGTGTTATGATGGAGAATATCGAAAAG GTTTTGGATAGGGGGGAAAAGATAGAGCTTTTAGTCGATAAGACTGAGAACCTTCATCAACAG GCACAGGACTTTCGGACTGTGGGGACTAAAATGCGGAGGAAGATGTGGCTGCAGAACATGAAGGTGAAGCTGATTGTTTTGGGAATCCTGATCGCCTTAATCCTTATCATAATCATGTCTGTTTGCCACGGTTTCAACTGCGGTAAATGA
- the LOC137729969 gene encoding exocyst complex component EXO84C-like, whose translation MESSEEEDDFPSIESITSQSKVDSLYQSHTEKGIRKLCCELLDLKDAVENLCGNMRTKYLAFLRISEEAVEMEHELVELRKHISTQGILVQDLMTGVCHQLEEWNRSSSEVQPNPDNQELQDPLPIETDHHKIFLEKVDVLLAEHKVEEALEALDAEERNSPELKSSGDTSTTEGSSYRSVFLKRKALLEDQLVEITGQPFINFVELKKALSGLIKLGKGPLAHQLLLKFYGSRLEKSIEALFPSSSVCPRTYPATLSKLVFSTISLATTKSGLIFGDNPVYTNRVVQWAEWEIEYFVRLVKENASSDTVSALRGASICVQASLNYSLMLERQGLKLSKLILVLLRPFIEEVLELNFRRARKGVLDLIETDECMSLSPRFAPLLSAFTTSSHSLLADSGIRFMCIVEDILEQLTPLTVFHFGGNILSRIGQLFDKYMDALIKALPGPSDDDNLTELKEFVSFRAETDSEQLAVLGVAFTILDELLPNAVMTLWKLQSESGEPKSGLAENVTPIPSTSTELKDWRRHLQHSFDKLRDHFCRQYVLSFIYSREGQTRLDAQIYLNENGDDLYLDSAPLPSLPFQALFAKLQQLATVAGDVLLGKEKIQKILLARLTETVVMWLSDEQEFWGVFEDDTGPLQPLGLQQLILDMHFTVEIARYAGYPSRHVHQIASAIIARAIRAFAARGIEVQSALPEDEWFVETAKSAISKLLIGAESEIDEDNIALHDHIVLDSDDSVSSLSSADSSESFASASMGELDSPKHFDDSEG comes from the exons ATGGAGAGCAGCGAAGAAGAAGACGACTTCCCATCGATCGAGAGCATCACTTCCCAGTCCAAAGTCGACTCTCTTTACCAATCCCATACTGAaaag GGAATTAGAAAGCTATGCTGTGAGCTGTTAGATTTAAAAGATGCAGTGGAGAACTTATGTGGGAATATGCGAACAAAGTATTTGGCTTTTTTGAG GATATCTGAGGAGGCTGTAGAAATGGAGCATGAGTTGGTTGAGCTCCGAAAGCATATTTCAACTCAAGGGATTCTTGTGCAGGATTTGATGACTGGTGTATGCCATCAATTGGAAGAATGGAATCGGTCTAGTAGTGAAGTCCAGCCAAACCCTGATAATCAAGAACTTCAAGAtccattgccaattgaaactGACCATCACAAGATTTTTTTGGAGAAAGTTGATGTTCTCTTAGCTGAACATAAAGTAGAAGAAGCATTGGAGGCTTTAGATGCTGAAGAGAGAAACTCTCCAGAGCTGAAAAGCTCGGGAGATACTTCAACGACTGAAGGATCCTCATACAGATCCGTTTTCTTGAAAAGAAAAGCACTGCTTGAAGATCAGCTAGTTGAGATTACTGGACaaccttttattaattttgttgagTTGAAGAAGGCCTTAAGTGGGCTAATCAAGCTTGGAAAAGGGCCTTTGGCACACCAGTTACTGCTGAAGTTTTATGGGTCCCGTCTTGAGAAGAGCATTGAAGctctctttccttcttcttctgtcTGTCCAAGGACATATCCAGCAACGTTGTCTAAGCTTGTTTTTTCTACAATCTCACTGGCAACGACGAAGTCCGGTTTAATATTTGGTGATAATCCTGTTTATACAAACAGAGTAGTCCAATGGGCAGAGTGGGAAATCGAATACTTTGTACGGTTGGTGAAAGAGAATGCATCTTCTGATACAGTGTCTGCTTTACGTGGAGCTAGCATTTGTGTTCAGGCTAGTCTCAACTACTCCTTGATGCTGGAACGACAAGGGCTGAAACTGTCAAAATTGATTTTGGTGCTGTTGCGGCCTTTTATTGAAGAAGTTTTAGAGTTGAACTTTAGACGAGCAAGAAAAGGTGTCCTTGACTTGATAGAAACTGATGAGTGCATGTCATTGTCACCTCGCTTTGCACCTCTGCTGTCTGCATTCACAACGTCATCACATAGCTTGCTTGCTGATAGTGGGATAAGATTTATGTGCATTGTTGAA GATATATTGGAACAGTTGACCCCTTTGACCGTTTTTCATTTTGGTGGAAACATACTGAGTAGGATTGGACAACTTTTTGATAAATACATGGATGCTTTAATTAAAGCCCTACCAGGACCATCTGATGATGACAATCTCACTGAGCTGAAGGAGTTTGTATCTTTTAGAGCTGAAACAGATTCAGAACAGCTTGCCGTTTTGGGAGTTGCATTTACCATCTTGGATGAACTACTGCCAAATGCCGTAATGACCCTCTGGAAGCTGCAGAGTGAAAGTGGGGAACCAAAAAGTGGACTTGCTGAAAATGTCACACCTATTCCAAGCACTTCTACAGAGTTAAAGGATTGGAGGCGCCATCTTCAGCATTCATTTGACAAGCTAAGAGACCATTTTTGTCGGCAATATGTCTTGAGCTTCATTTATTCAAGAGAAGGACAGACACGATTGGATGCCCAAATATATTTAAATGAGAATGGTGATGATTTGTACTTGGACTCAGCCCCTTTGCCATCGCTTCCATTTCAG GCATTATTCGCAAAGCTACAGCAGTTAGCAACGGTGGCTGGAGATGTGTTACTTGGAAAAGAGAAAATACAGAAAATTTTGCTTGCTAGGTTAACAGAGACGGTTGTAATGTGGTTGTCCGATGAACAAGAGTTTTGGGGTGTGTTCGAGGATGATACAGGTCCGCTTCAGCCACTTGGGTTGCAGCAG TTAATTCTCGATATGCACTTCACTGTTGAAATTGCACGTTATGCGGGTTACCCATCTAGGCATGTGCACCAGATCGCGTCAGCCATAATTGCTCGTGCTATCCGGGCTTTTGCTGCTAGAGGCATAGAAGTACAAAG TGCACTACCTGAGGACGAGTGGTTTGTAGAAACTGCAAAGTCAGCAATAAGCAAACTACTTATAGGAGCAGAGTCCGAAATTGATGAAGATAACATTGCTCTTCACGATCACATCGTGTTGGATTCAGATGATTCTGTCTCTTCCCTTTCAAGTGCAGATTCTTCCGAGTCTTTTGCTTCTGCAAGTATGGGTGAACTTGACAGCCCGAAGCATTTCGACGATTCAGAGGGTTGA
- the LOC137730165 gene encoding uncharacterized protein isoform X2, with translation MEQGTQGSIVLRRNGNEESQGEEERVVDLSGQVHLLPCSIKFNGPSSVSQYFKPKSTGIESEGLRTQEAYFRGRKLQGASIPIPDGYSGFVLGKKSLGKRKASDNSDGSSNCWEMNAKYKSISYWNHDSLPSQDDAFLRCFHWLSVGKSMHKPATPGDLVSASAALEKMN, from the exons ATGGAGCAGGGCACCCAAGGCAGCATAGTTCTGAGAAGAAATGGAAACGAAGAGTCACagggggaagaagaaagagtggTGGACTTGAGTGGTCAGGTGCACCTCCTCCCCTGCTCCATCAAATTCAATGGCCCTTCCTCCGTCTCCCAATACTTCAAACCCAAATCAACTG GAATCGAATCGGAGGGTTTAAGGACGCAGGAAGCTTATTTCAGAGGAAGGAAGTTGCAAGGAGCCTCGATTCCGATTCCAGATGGGTATTCTG GATTTGTTCTAGGGAAGAAGAGTCTTGGCAAGAGAAAAGCTTCCGATAATTCAGATGGGAGCTCAAACTGTTGGGAGATGAATGCGAAATACAAAAGCATCTCATATTGGAATCACGACAGCCTTCCTTCACAGGATGATGCATTCTTGCGTTGTTTTCACTGGCTTTCCGTAGGAAAATCT ATGCACAAACCAGCAACACCCGGAGATTTGGTTTCTGCATCAGCTGCATTGGAAAAGATGAACTGA